A portion of the Ricinus communis isolate WT05 ecotype wild-type chromosome 10, ASM1957865v1, whole genome shotgun sequence genome contains these proteins:
- the LOC8280521 gene encoding growth-regulating factor 4, protein MNRSGGVDVGVGAGGAGGGGGGGAGGGVMGGTGGVLSMRSSPFTVSQWQELEHQALIFKYMMAGLPVPHDLVLPIQKSFESISHRFFHHPTVGYCSFYGKKVDPEPGRCRRTDGKKWRCSKDAYPDSKYCERHMHRGRNRSRKPVESQTMTQSSSTVTSLTVTGSSSTTGSFQSLPLHAFGNLQGTGSGTNQSHYSMDSIPYGIPSKDYRYVQGLKSEVGEHSFFSEASGSNRGVQMDSQLENAWPLMQSRVSTFNVSKSTDNSILQNGYPQSSYFSGEFGTGESVKQGGQSLRPFLDEWPKTRDSWSGLEDDRSNPTSFSTTRLSISTPMASSDLSTPSSRSPHDN, encoded by the exons ATGAATAGGAGTGGTGGTGTTGATGTTGGTGTTGGTGCGGGTGGTGcgggtggtggtggtggtggtggggCAGGGGGAGGTGTGATGGGGGGAACAGGAGGGGTTTTGTCAATGAGGTCTTCTCCATTCACAGTTTCACAGTGGCAAGAATTGGAACATCAAGCTTTGATTTTTAAGTACATGATGGCAGGTTTACCTGTGCCACATGATCTTGTGCTCCCCATTCAGAAGAGTTTTGAGTCCATTTCTCATAGATTCTTCCACCATCCTACTG TGGGTTATTGCTCCTTTTATGGGAAGAAGGTTGACCCGGAGCCGGGAAGATGCAGGAGGACCGATGGCAAGAAGTGGAGGTGCTCCAAAGATGCATACCCGGACTCTAAGTATTGTGAGCGCCACATGCACCGTGGCCGCAACCGTTCAAGAAAGCCTGTGGAATCACAAACCATGACACAGTCATCATCCACTGTGACATCACTGACTGTTACTGGAAGCAGCAGCACGACTGGAAGCTTCCAGAGCCTTCCTTTGCATGCCTTTGGTAATCTCCAGGGCACTGGTTCTGGAACAAACCAATCCCACTATAGCATGGACTCCATTCCATATGGAATCCCGAGCAAAGATTACAG GTATGTTCAAGGACTTAAGTCTGAGGTTGGTGAGCATAGTTTCTTCTCTGAAGCTTCAGGAAGCAATAGGGGTGTTCAAATGGACTCACAGCTCGAGAATGCGTGGCCGCTGATGCAATCCAGAGTCTCAACATTCAATGTATCAAAATCAACTGATAACTCAATTTTGCAGAACGGTTATCCCCAGAGTTCATATTTCAGTGGTGAATTTGGCACTGGGGAATCTGTGAAACAGGGGGGTCAGTCTCTTCGACCCTTCTTGGATGAATGGCCTAAGACTCGGGACTCTTGGTCAGGCCTTGAAGATGACAGATCCAATCCAACCTCATTCTCTACGACCCGCCTTTCAATATCCACTCCCATGGCTTCATCTGATTTGTCCACCCCAAGTTCTCGTTCACCACATG ATAACTGA